In the Microplitis mediator isolate UGA2020A chromosome 5, iyMicMedi2.1, whole genome shotgun sequence genome, GTTAATTAGATTTTATCCATTTATTGTTGTCCACGTATTTTGTGTATGCGGTTGATTTAATTGATgtcagagttttttttttgtttagtgTGTCGTCGAGAGTAACGATCGCTAATAGTATTGACAGGAATGTTTAATAAGCCGAAATTCGCTTCACTGATGACGTGTTTGATGGCTTTGATGTTACTTAGTTGACTTAGGTCTAGAATTTTCCCACCGATGAATCCGGACTCCTTGCCACTGCAAATACTACAGGGGTAGGGAACTGGAGTTGCCGAGGGGAACATGGCTTTTGTCATACTTTCTGTCTTGCTCTCATCGCCTGGACAGTAAGGCACGAATATAACTGGAATAAATCCGAGTTGTCCATAAATTGGAGTGTCATTTGATGGATCGAAAACTGGTGCTGGTGTAGTTGTTGTCAAAtctgttgaattttttgattcaACTATATAACAAGGACACATTTCGGGATTTGGACCAACAGGTAGTGAAATTGGCTTAATACGAACTGGTCCGGGCGACTCTATGCTATTTTCAGTTTGTTTTGCTCTCGACTCTTGTTCCACATTACTCGATGGATATGATTGtttattcttaattattttttccaattcaaCTGCTGGTCCATTTTCATTTGGAAGTTCTAAATCCGCATTGTTTTCATCTTGAGAttgttttgataatttttgaaatttttcattgtacTTTGATACATGGTAGGCAAATTCGGAGTCTGGATTGTATGATTCTCGATCTTCAGATGATAACTCACTGCGtcctgattttttaaaatttttagtaattttacgTTCGAGTGGTTGTTGTTGTTCCTGTTGATTGATTAGTGGTAAGTCATCAGCTGTTATGTCTGATGGCATTGAGCGTTCAAGTGACTCGAATTGGCTATTTTCGTTTTGTTTTTCGATGTATTTGTTGTTAGAGTCATCTAGTGGATAAGGtgaattttcggataaagaaAATGGAGCAGGTTGAAGATGATCGTTAAAAGAATGCTTAGGTTTTTCATAGTTGTAACCTTGATCATCAAGCTTTTGTTTCAAAGAGGAAAATTCTAAAGATTTTTCGTAAAGTTCTGGTTCAGAGTCTATTGAAGATTCTTCATCAGAGTATGTATTTTGATAGTTTTGGTTCGTTCTTGGTTGCTTACCATATGCTGGATCTCCTGGCCATGGACCATCAGGTCCTGGATCTCCTGTAGGCCAAGGGCCATCAGGACCAGCTGGTCCAGTACCTCCCACTCCACCGACTCCACCAATACCTCCTACTCCTCCTACTGGCCCTGTTCCACCAATCGGACCACCTGGACCTCCTGGCCCTCCTGGTCCTTCTGGGCCATTAGGTGCACCGGGGAAAGTACCTGTTGGTCCAGTAGGTCCGACAGGACCTGTTGGTGCCGGAGGAAAGCCAGGGTAATTAGGATCATCAGGATCTGGATATCCAGGGTATGATGGAACTCCGTTGCCAGGTTGTTGTGAATTCGTTGGATAACCAGAATTGGAATCTGTTCCTGGATAACCTGAACCTGAACTTCCTGGATAGTTTGAAGtaccaggatatcctgatgaagGAAGAGTCGGTCTAGTTGGATATATTGGGACTTGGCCACCTTGTCCAAAATTATCAGTATTCGGAGACGATGGATGGCCAGTAGAGGGTGGATGCGATGGCTTAGAAGGTTTTGACGTTGTTGGGCGTCCTGGCATTAATACTGGTACAGACGGCTTACCAGGTTTTGAGGTGGACGGAACATGTCCTGGTCGTACATTATGTGGAGGCTTAGTAGATGGTAGTGATCCACTTTGGGGAGGAGCATGAGTTGGACTTTGGGGTTTTAATGGCTTTTGAGGTGGATGTGATGGTCTCTGTGCATGCGGTGGCTTTCCATGGCCATGAGTAGGTTTATGATGTGGATGGTGCGGTTTCGACGTTGAGGGGTGAGATCCAACTCCAGGATGTCCATTATTATCTCCTGATGGTATTGAGCCAGTTTGAGACGTGCCAGGTTTCTGGTACGGTGGTTGAGGCTTTGAGGGATATGATCCACCTCCGTGCTGTCCTTGGTTGGAAGGATATCCACTTCCCGAAGGATGCTGTGGTTGAGACGGATATGATCCACCTCCATGCTGGCCTTGATTGGAAGGATATCCACTTCCTGGACCCGAAGGATATTGTGGTTGGGACGGATATGATCCACCTCCATGCTGGCCTTGATTAGAGGGATATCCACTTCCCGAACCCGAAGGAAATTGTGGTTGAGAAGGATATGAGGGTCCACCCGAGGGTACTAATCCACTTGAAGGTGGTGCTTGACTCGAGCCGCCAGGTTTTATTGGCTTAGGATATTCTGGCGACGATGGATAAGATGGGACTTGTTCATGCCCCGGTTTATTATGCTCGTGTGCTGGAATCTCATGTTCTGAAGGAAACTGTTGTTGCCCCGGTTGTGGTGGATATGGCTTATTTCCTGCACCGGATGGATATTGTGGTTGGGTTGGATAAGAAGGTCCCACAGATGGTATTGATCCAGCTTGTGATGTGCCGGGTTTCTGGTAGGGAGGTTGCGGCTGTGAAGGATACGATCCACCTCCATGCTGGCCTTGATTAGAGGGATGTCCACTTCCCGAAGGATGCTGTGGTTGAGATGGATATGAGGGTCCACTTGATGGTATTGACCCAGTTTGTGATGTGCCGGGTTTCTGATAGGGAGGTTGCGGCTGTGAAGGATATGATCCACCTCCATGCTGACCTTGATTGGATGGATATCCACTTCCCGAAGGATGCTGTGGTGGAGTTGGATATGAGGGTCCACTTGATGGTATTGACCCAGTTTGTGATGTGCCGGGTTTCTGATAGGGAGGTTGCGGCTGTGAAGGATATGATCCACCTCCATGCTGACCTTGATTGGATGGATATCCACTTCCCGAAGGATGCTGTGGTGGAGTTGGATATGAGGGTCCACTTGATGGTATTGACCCAGTTTGCGATGTGCCAGGTTTCTGATATGGAGGTTGAGGCTGTGAAGGATACGATCCACCTCCATGCTGGCCTTGATTAGAAGGATGTCCACTTCCCGAAGGATGCTGTGGTTGAGACGGATATGAGGGCCCACTTGATGGTTTTGATCCAGTTTGAGGCGTGCCAGGTTTCTGATATGGAGGTTGAGGCTGTGAAGGATACGATCCACCTCCATGCTGGCCTTGATTAGAGGGATGTCCACTTCCCGAAGGATGCTGTGATTGAGATGGATATGAGGGTCCACTTGATGGTATTGACCCAGTTTGTGATGTGCCGGGTTTCTGATAGGGAGGTTGCGGCTGTGAAGGATATGATCCACCTCCATGCTGACCTTGATTGGATGGATATCCACTTCCCGAAGGATACTGTGGTGGAGTTGGATATGAGGGTCCACTTGATGGTATTGACCCAGTTTGCGATGTGCCGGGTTTCTGGTAGGGAGGGTGCGGCTGTGAAGGATACGATCCACCTCCATGCTGGCCTTGATTGGATGGATATCCATTTCCTGGTCCCGTCGGTGATTGCGGTTGAGATGGATACGAGGATCCACTCGACGGTTTCGATCCAGTTTGAGGCGTGCCAGGTTTCTGGTAGGGAGGTTGAGGCTTTGAAGGATATAATCCACTTCCAGGCTGTTCTTGGTTAGAAGGATATCCACTTCCCGGACCCGAAGGAAATTGTGGCTGAGAAGGATATGAGGGTCCATCTGAGGGTACTAATCCACTTGAAGGTGGTGCTTGACTCGAGCCTCCAGGTTTTATTGGCTTGGGATATTCTGGTGACGACGGATAAGATGGTACTTCTTCGTGTCCCGGTTTATTATGCTCGTGTGCTGGAATCTCATGTTCTGAAGGAAACTGTTGTTGCCCTGGTTGTGATGGATATGGCTTATTTCCTGGACCTGATGGATATTGTGTTTGAGTTGGATATAAAGGATTTCCAGATGTTGGAGATCCAGTTTGACTCGGTTGTTGAGGTGGCGCTTCAGGTTTTATTGGTGTTGGAAACACAGGCGCCGAGGGGTATTGTGGTTGCGATGGATACGATGGTTGATCTGTTGTGGGATATCCAGGTTTACCCGGGGTACCATGTCCATGTGGTGGTTTTCCATGCCCTGGTTTATGCCCATGTGACGGTTTTTCATGGATTGGCTTCTCTTGTCCATATGGAGGCTTCTTATTGTCGTTAGATGGTTTTTCTTGACCACCCACTGGTTTGTTAGGTTTACCAGGTTTTCCAGGTTTCGAATGTGGTGGCCTTTCAGGTTTCGTTGCTCCTGGTTTATTATGTGGTGGACGATGTGACGTTCCAGGTTTTTCAGGAATCGGATTTGTCGTCGAAGGATTTTCGTTCCCATCGGGTTTTTGTCCAGGATAATTTGGTTGGTTTGGATAGCCTGGTTGGCTTGGATAACCTGGTCGATTGGGATATCCTGGTTTAGCAGAAGACCCTGGCTTACCAGGAGATCCTGGTTTACCGGGAGATCCCGGTTGACCTGGATAACCTGGTTGACTGGGATAGCTCGGTTGACCTGGAGATCCTGGTTGGCCGGGAGATCCCGGTTGACCTGGAGATCCTGGTTGGCCGGGAGATCCCGGTTGGCCTGGAGATCCTGGTTGACCGGGAGGTCCCGGTTGACTTGGATAACCTGGTTGACTGGGATAGCCTGGTTGACCTGGATACCCTGGTTGACTGGGATAGCCTGATTGACCTGGATACCCTGGTTGATCTGGATATCCTGGTTGACTGGGATAGCTCGGTTGACCTGGAGATCCTGGTTGGCCGGGAGATCCCGGTTGACCTGGAGATCCTGGTTGGCCGGGAGATCCCGGTTGGCCTGGAGATCCTGGTTGACCGGGAGGTCCCGGTTGACTGGGATAGCCTGGTTGACCTGGATACCCTGGTTGACTGGGATAGCCTGATTGACCTGGATACCCTGGTTGACTAGGGTAACCTGGTTGATCTGGATATCCTGGATTACCGGGAGATCCTGAATGACCTGGAGATCCTGGTTGGCCGGGAGATCCCGGTTGACCTGGATAACCTGGTTGACTGGGATAACTCGGTTGACCTGGAGACCCTGGCTTACCAGGAGATCCTGGTTGGCCGGGAGATCCCGGTTGACCTGGAGATCCTGGTTGACCGGGAGATCCCGGTTGACTTGGATAACCTGGTTGACTGGGATAGCCTGGTTGACCTGGATACCCTGGTTGACTAGGGTAGCCTGGTTTTCCGGGAGACCCTGGCTTACCAGGAGATCCTGGTTGGCCGGGAGATCCCGGTTGACCTGGAGATCCTGGTTGACCGGGAGATCCCGGTTGACTTGGATAACCTGGTTGACTGGGATAGCCTGGTTGACCTGGATACCCTGGTTGACTAGGGTAGCCTGGTTTTCCGGGGGACCCTGGCTTACCAGGAGATCCTGGTTTACCGGGGGATCCTGATTGACCTGGAGATCCTGGTTGGCTGGGAGATCCCGGTTGACCTGGATAACCTGGTTGACTAGGATAACTCGGTTGACCTGGAGATCCTGGTTGGCCGGGAGATCCCGGTTGACCTGGAGATCCTGGTTGACCGGGAGATCCTGGTTGACTAGGGTAGCCTGATTGACCTGGAGATCCTGGTTGGCCAGGAGATCCCGGTTGACCTGGATAACCTGGTTGACTGGGATAGCCTGGTTGACCTGGATACCCTGGTTGACTAGGGTAGCCTGGTTGATCTGGATATCCTGGTTTTCCGGGAGACCCTGGCTTACCAGGAGATCCTGGTTTACCGGGAGATCCTGGTTGGCCAGGGGATCCCGGTTGACCTGGATAACCTGGTTGACTGGGATAGCCTGGTTGACTAGGGTAGCCTGATTGACCTGGAGATCCTGGTTGGCCAGGAGATCCCGGTTGACCTGGATAACCTGGTTGACTGGGATAGCCTGGTTGATCTGGATACCCTGGTTGACTAGGGTAGCCTGGTTGATCTGGATATCCTGGTTTTCCGGGAGACACTGGCTTACCAGGAGATCCTGGTTTACCGGGAGATCCTGATTGTCCTGGAGATCCTGGTTGGCCAGGAGATCCCGGTTGACCTGGATAACCTGGTTGACTGGGATAGCCTGGTTTTCCGGAAGACCCTGGCTTACCAGGAGATCCTGGTTTACCGGGGGATCCTGATTGACCTGGAGATCCTGGTTGGCCAGGAGATCCCGGTTGACCTGGATAACCTGGTTGACTGGGATAACCTGGTTGACTGGGATAGCCCGGTTGACCTGGATAACCTGGTTGACTGGGATAGCCTGGTTGTCCGGAAGACCCTGGCTTACCAGCAGATCCTGGTTTACCGGGAGATCCTGGTTTACCGGGAGATCCTGGTTTACCGGGAGATCCTGATTGACCTGGAGATCCTGGTTTACCGGGAGATCCTGATTGACCTGGATATCCTGGTTTACCGGGCGATCCTGGTTGACTGGGATAGCCCGGTTGACCTGGATAACCTGGTTGACTGGGATAGCCTGGTTGACCTGGATACCCTGGTTGACTAGGGTAGCCTGGTTGATCTGGATATCCTGGTTTTCCGGGAGACCCTGGCTTACCAGGAGATCCTGGTTTACCGGGGGATCCTGGTTTACCAGGGGATCCTGATTGACCTGGAGATCCTGGTTGGCCAGGAGATCCCGGTTGACCTGGATAACCTGGTTGACTGGGATAGCCTGGTTTTCCGGGAGACCCTGGCTTACCAGGAAATCCTGGTTTACCGGGGGATCCTGCTTGACCTGGAGATCCTGGTTGGCCAGGAGATCCCGGTTGACCTGGATAACTTGGTTGATTGGGATAGCCTGGTTGACCTGGATACCCTGGTTGATTAGGGTAGCCTGGTTGATCTGGATATCCTGGTTTACCGGGAGATCCTGATTGTCCTGGAGATCCTGGTTGGCCAGGAGATCCCGGTTGACTTGGATAACCTGGTTGACTGGGATAGCCTGGTTGACCTGGATATCCTGGTTTACCGGGAGATCCTGGTTTACCGGGAGATCCTGATTGACCTGGATATCCTGGTTTACCGGGCGATCCTGGTTGGCCTGGATAACCTGGTTGACTGGGATAGTTTGGTCCAGATGGATAATTTTCACTGTCAGGTTTGGAGTTTGAACCTCCTCCAGTTTGGTCTGGGTATTGTCCGTTAGGATATTCGGGTCCTGATGGTACTCCACCAGGTTGCCCAGGATATGAAGATCCTGGAATATTATTTGTCTCAGATGGTATTCCATTATCTGGTACTCCAGGAACTGTAATGATAGTTAtcaaaaattagttatttattaaccATGACTGTAATTAGaatcatattaaataatgataaatgttACCTGGTTTAGATGGAATCGATGGTCGTGTCGGTCGTATGACACCGATGTTTTCAAATTGACGACAATCTTTTGggaatttcaaatttctcCAAGGGGTGATAATTCCATGATGTTCGTGGTGATCACTTTCACTGTGGTTATCGTCGTGATCGTGATCGTGACCGTTAGAATCTGAATTGCCATGATGATGTTCATGTTCATGTAGGAATAATTCAATATCCTCTCCTGGGCGCACAACCCTATAACCCCATCCATCGCTTATATAAAAAGTCGCTTTGAGTTCTCCAAACGGATCCACGTATCCATAACATCCATATGTTACTCCATCTTCACCGTGTATTTCATGATGAAACTGGCCATCTGGTCCAATTTCATAACCATAATTATAAGcgtctaaaaataattatcaaaacatTTTGATTAtcttaaaagtaaataaaaagataatgctacgataaaacaaaaaaactaacTCGTTTCAAAATCTTGATTCAAATATTGTGTTTTAGAGTCATCAGAAATACTTAAAATGAGTTCTTTTCCTTCTCTGAAATCTGTAGTGGTAGCATCTTGCGCCGACGTAATCTGCAGCACAGCTCCTGCAACCACCTGATAACAAAAACACACAAAACAATAAACACTGTAATCAAATTGTTTTATCGTTtgatacttaattattttagtaaatgTATTATAATTGAATGATGA is a window encoding:
- the LOC130667904 gene encoding collagen alpha-2(IV) chain-like, which encodes MYGQVWAAFTLVVAGAVLQITSAQDATTTDFREGKELILSISDDSKTQYLNQDFETNAYNYGYEIGPDGQFHHEIHGEDGVTYGCYGYVDPFGELKATFYISDGWGYRVVRPGEDIELFLHEHEHHHGNSDSNGHDHDHDDNHSESDHHEHHGIITPWRNLKFPKDCRQFENIGVIRPTRPSIPSKPVPGVPDNGIPSETNNIPGSSYPGQPGGVPSGPEYPNGQYPDQTGGGSNSKPDSENYPSGPNYPSQPGYPGQPGSPGKPGYPGQSGSPGKPGSPGKPGYPGQPGYPSQPGYPSQPGSPGQPGSPGQSGSPGKPGYPDQPGYPNQPGYPGQPGYPNQPSYPGQPGSPGQPGSPGQAGSPGKPGFPGKPGSPGKPGYPSQPGYPGQPGSPGQPGSPGQSGSPGKPGSPGKPGSPGKPGSPGKPGYPDQPGYPSQPGYPGQPGYPSQPGYPGQPGYPSQPGSPGKPGYPGQSGSPGKPGSPGQSGSPGKPGSPGKPGSPGKPGSAGKPGSSGQPGYPSQPGYPGQPGYPSQPGYPSQPGYPGQPGSPGQPGSPGQSGSPGKPGSPGKPGSSGKPGYPSQPGYPGQPGSPGQPGSPGQSGSPGKPGSPGKPVSPGKPGYPDQPGYPSQPGYPDQPGYPSQPGYPGQPGSPGQPGSPGQSGYPSQPGYPSQPGYPGQPGSPGQPGSPGKPGSPGKPGSPGKPGYPDQPGYPSQPGYPGQPGYPSQPGYPGQPGSPGQPGSPGQSGYPSQPGSPGQPGSPGQPGSPGQPGSPGQPSYPSQPGYPGQPGSPSQPGSPGQSGSPGKPGSPGKPGSPGKPGYPSQPGYPGQPGYPSQPGYPSQPGSPGQPGSPGQPGSPGQPGSPGKPGSPGKPGYPSQPGYPGQPGYPSQPGYPSQPGSPGQPGSPGQPGSPGQPGSPGKPGSPGQPSYPSQPGYPGQPGSPGQPGSPGHSGSPGNPGYPDQPGYPSQPGYPGQSGYPSQPGYPGQPGYPSQPGPPGQPGSPGQPGSPGQPGSPGQPGSPGQPGSPGQPSYPSQPGYPDQPGYPGQSGYPSQPGYPGQPGYPSQPGYPSQPGPPGQPGSPGQPGSPGQPGSPGQPGSPGQPGSPGQPSYPSQPGYPGQPGSPGKPGSPGKPGSSAKPGYPNRPGYPSQPGYPNQPNYPGQKPDGNENPSTTNPIPEKPGTSHRPPHNKPGATKPERPPHSKPGKPGKPNKPVGGQEKPSNDNKKPPYGQEKPIHEKPSHGHKPGHGKPPHGHGTPGKPGYPTTDQPSYPSQPQYPSAPVFPTPIKPEAPPQQPSQTGSPTSGNPLYPTQTQYPSGPGNKPYPSQPGQQQFPSEHEIPAHEHNKPGHEEVPSYPSSPEYPKPIKPGGSSQAPPSSGLVPSDGPSYPSQPQFPSGPGSGYPSNQEQPGSGLYPSKPQPPYQKPGTPQTGSKPSSGSSYPSQPQSPTGPGNGYPSNQGQHGGGSYPSQPHPPYQKPGTSQTGSIPSSGPSYPTPPQYPSGSGYPSNQGQHGGGSYPSQPQPPYQKPGTSQTGSIPSSGPSYPSQSQHPSGSGHPSNQGQHGGGSYPSQPQPPYQKPGTPQTGSKPSSGPSYPSQPQHPSGSGHPSNQGQHGGGSYPSQPQPPYQKPGTSQTGSIPSSGPSYPTPPQHPSGSGYPSNQGQHGGGSYPSQPQPPYQKPGTSQTGSIPSSGPSYPTPPQHPSGSGYPSNQGQHGGGSYPSQPQPPYQKPGTSQTGSIPSSGPSYPSQPQHPSGSGHPSNQGQHGGGSYPSQPQPPYQKPGTSQAGSIPSVGPSYPTQPQYPSGAGNKPYPPQPGQQQFPSEHEIPAHEHNKPGHEQVPSYPSSPEYPKPIKPGGSSQAPPSSGLVPSGGPSYPSQPQFPSGSGSGYPSNQGQHGGGSYPSQPQYPSGPGSGYPSNQGQHGGGSYPSQPQHPSGSGYPSNQGQHGGGSYPSKPQPPYQKPGTSQTGSIPSGDNNGHPGVGSHPSTSKPHHPHHKPTHGHGKPPHAQRPSHPPQKPLKPQSPTHAPPQSGSLPSTKPPHNVRPGHVPSTSKPGKPSVPVLMPGRPTTSKPSKPSHPPSTGHPSSPNTDNFGQGGQVPIYPTRPTLPSSGYPGTSNYPGSSGSGYPGTDSNSGYPTNSQQPGNGVPSYPGYPDPDDPNYPGFPPAPTGPVGPTGPTGTFPGAPNGPEGPGGPGGPGGPIGGTGPVGGVGGIGGVGGVGGTGPAGPDGPWPTGDPGPDGPWPGDPAYGKQPRTNQNYQNTYSDEESSIDSEPELYEKSLEFSSLKQKLDDQGYNYEKPKHSFNDHLQPAPFSLSENSPYPLDDSNNKYIEKQNENSQFESLERSMPSDITADDLPLINQQEQQQPLERKITKNFKKSGRSELSSEDRESYNPDSEFAYHVSKYNEKFQKLSKQSQDENNADLELPNENGPAVELEKIIKNKQSYPSSNVEQESRAKQTENSIESPGPVRIKPISLPVGPNPEMCPCYIVESKNSTDLTTTTPAPVFDPSNDTPIYGQLGFIPVIFVPYCPGDESKTESMTKAMFPSATPVPYPCSICSGKESGFIGGKILDLSQLSNIKAIKHVISEANFGLLNIPVNTISDRYSRRHTKQKKNSDIN